The DNA segment ttgttcgtgttcgttcgctaagctaaccgaacaaatattttttgttcgtgttcgttcgttaagctaatcgaatgaacatgaacaaacTTTCCGCCAAACAATTCACGAACTGTTTGCTGAACGTTCAGTTTGTTTATAGCCTTATCTGTACATTAACAAAGGGTTTGTATTAATGTGCATCAACAAAGGATCCGAGAGGGGTTATATACTTGTGGGTATTTTAATAAGTATGTTGAAGTAAATAAAGTTGATAAAGAAATAAAGatgtttcattttttttaagtttaagcATAATAATACAACGGTATATTAGTCATTTCACCGGTTAACTAACAGTCAACCAACCAATTATGTTAGGGTGGACCTTATTAATTTAAATCAACAACGACAGGGGACTTGATTGTTCAATTTTGCTAAATAAAGACAAATAATCCCATTCGTTGTtaaccacagggactcaaattGTAGTTTACTCAATTTATTGGCATAAATTATCGATTTGGTATGGTGTATTAACCACGCATCCACATTGTATAAAACGGGTTGAGTTATAATACAAAACTgtcaaaacatttaaaaataagaagggtaagaagcaatcatagagtgacaagtgtccagaTAGAAATCAAGTGGGAAAGAAGAGAAATCAAGTGGGAAAGAGTAATTTTGTCTAAGAGAACAAAAATAATATGCACGTGCAAGTCACATGTATTTCCCCCATCACTTTTTAAACGTtcgtaacttttttatacatcatttattttaaaaaaaaatataccataaaatcgagcctctttttatctttaatacgaTTACCTTATTgttatagttttcaaaaaaaaaaaaaaaattgaaaacccagttgcctattacacaatggacataacgtaaaacacaatgaacattaAACTAAAAGCACAATAGAAAATAAACCAAAAAACAgaattgatgacaacagataaaagacacaatggacaacagactaaaacacaatggacataatgtaaaacacaatgagtatcaaactaaaaaaacaatgaaaaataaactaaaaacacaattgataatAGCAGATAGATAAAATACATAATTGACATcagactaaaacacaatggacaacaacTAAAAAACACAATAAATAACAGATTATAACACAATGAACATCAGAGTAAAAACATAATGAACAACCTAATAAAACACAATTAACAACAAATTAAAACACAataaacaaaagaacaaaaaaacaaaaaaaaaaacacaatggacaacatattaaaGCACAATAATCATAGCCAATAACACAATGTATATAAAACTCAAATATAACATCATCTTTTTTGTGTCATAAATtgtgttataagttttgataaAAACCCAGTTAATtgaacccaaattaacattgtttataagttttgataataacacaatgtatagaagtCCTAGTAAAAACGTAATGGCCAAAACCCAGTCAAAAGGCACAATGATCCGAACCTGTAACACAATGCAACAAAAAAAAATCccagtaaaaatgattttttattttatttttatataggaATATCTTACTCATCTATTacttatattaaaacaaaacaattttggcCACTTGGCATGTTCTTAAACCACTTATTGCCACCTGGCATCCAATCCTTTCTTCTTGAAACAATATGAGCGCCAAAACCACACAATGACTCCGTTCTTTTTCCTTCTCACATTCTAAACCCTAATAATCTTCACAGCCATTCTTCCTCTCCTCTTCACGCCGCTGCTGCTGCTTCTTTTTCTACATTCCTTTTTTCCCAGTTTCTTTCATCCGTCTCGCATCCAAAACCCTAAATCTCATCCAGGCCCATACTTGATCGTCGTTTCATCTTCTTAGGTTAGGGTTTCTCCTTCTTCTTGAATTATTGTTTCATCTCTTCAGCTTGAAACTTCACAATAGTTAGCTGCTGAATTCTAAAGGAAGACGAAGACGACTATAATAAATATAGGTTTAGATGTTTGCTCTGGTGGCTATCTAGGGTTTCAGTGTCGGCCGACGACTGTGGTAAGATCCCGTTTTTTTCGCTATATAATACAATTAGTATTGGTGTAATTATACTGatgaatatttatatatatagttCAGAATCAGATTTCAACAGATTTGTTCAGTATCGGTGATTCAGTTCTGTTATCACTTATGTTTTTGAACAATGGATTGTTGCCTTTATCATAGATTGTATTTTGGTTTGATATttgtgatagtgttttgaaacGATAGACTATtgtttttaattatatttattttatcatgGATTGTGTATTGGTTTGATATCTGTGATAGATGCAtttcagcccttccgggttgagGTGTTACATGTTTGGATCTCAAATCGACTAAACAGACTTGTCGGTCGGTTTACAAAATCATAATAATTAATTTTTCTCTATGTTTTTTCTAATTTCCTCTAAAACACTTTGCATCTGAATTTAAAACAGATACGCGTAGGCGATTGATCAGACCCATGGCTCAAGAACAAGCCCAGGCGCGATCCAGGGCCATGAACAAGATCGCTCTAGCATCACTATCAGCAATGGTGGCAGAGACCACCACTTTCCCCATCGACATCACCAAAACCAGGCTTCAATTGCATGCAGCCGCTCACCCAGTCTCCGCATTTCAGGTCGCCACTGACATCCTTCGCAAACAAGGCGTAACAGGACTCTACAAGGGCCTGTCACCTGCCCTTCTTAGACACCTTTTCTACACACCCATTCGAACCGTTGGTTACGAGCAATTGCGTCATGCTTTCATTTCTCATGATAATCATTCTCTTTCTCTACCGAGCAAGGCCCTCATTGGAGGGATTTCTGGCGTTATTGCTCAGGTAATTGATcttaaaaccctaattttgacTTTTAGTCAGTAGATATTAAAGCCCTAATTTTTCTGAATTATGTTTTTCTGTATGGGCTTTTGCAGCATGATGTATGCTATGGATGGTTGTTCTTGAGGTTTTCCCAATGCTTTCAAGCTACCAAATTTTATGAGTGATCATGATTTTCTAGGTACTAAGTTTATGTTCTTTATTAATCTTGGTTGAGAACGGGTCAAAATGGCAAATGACTTATTTGCCCAAGGTTGGGTGGGTTGGCTAAAGGGTCGTCGGTCAAATCGAGTTCAGGTTAAAACGGTTTTTTTAGTACCGGGTTAGATTGACCCACAAATGCTTTTTGCATTACTCCTTAACTCCTTTATGCATTACTAGCTTTTAAATTTGTTTCACATCTTAAGTTATTTAGAATTTTTCTTATTAGTTCTGTATTTAGAAAGATGCCTTTTTTAGAAACTGATGTGGAGCAAACTGAACTGGCCTAGACGGTTATGGAACACTAGGGTGAAGTGTCATTTGTGGGAGCTTGACTGTGGCTTACAAAGTGATGATCAAGACACGTGGGTGACGAGGCGCTCCTAAGCCCCCATTTAATCCGAGTATTAGTTGCTAAGGGATAAGGGAAAGACAAAAGCAAGCGTTAGCCGTATTCGTGAGATACATGGTAAATTGTATccatttatattattattttattgtttttctgACTTGCAATAATCACTTTGAAAAATAGAGGTGTTGGTTTGCAAAAATCTCACAGTCACAGGTGATTGTTGTTGATAGAATAGGTGATCCCAAACTTAACAATATGTAATGCACTCAAATAATTTGAATATAATGTCTCATGACAATATCTAATACAAATTGTTTGTTATATTTGCAAGGATATGGTATCAAATATTGTAGAGAACAAGAGCAATAAACTGGTTGGATTGCAATTAAGAACCACTATGATATAAATTTGATAACGAGATGGAATGGGAATGGATATGGACATCTAAACCCAACCCTTAAACCTTTTAAGTGGGTTTGGAGATACCTGGGGATTTTATTGGTCTCAACTCCATATCTTCAAACCCATACCAACATGAATGATCTATTTCTATACAAATTTCTCTTATCTAATTTATAATTAAGTGATCTCATTGATGCACAATTAAATTTTCTAATTACAGTTTTAGATCGTCTCTTTGCATATGTGCGGTGCACAATATGTCAAAACATCCTTTTATTATTAACAGTTGCCATTCTAATAGCGGGTTTTTACATTTTATAATTTTAAGTTAGATTTTTTTGTTTTCAAGGTTTTGTTTCATCAATAAGTCATATTTGATTGTTTGTTACAGCCATTTATGTTATGAGATATACATGAGCTTCAATACcagtatatattatatatttgtgttaagccacccgcgaaactcgcgggatctTAGGCTAGTATTAAAGATAAAAACGGTTGTTATTATggtgaatttaaaaaaaaaatcgtaTGAAAAAATTATGGACGTTTTAAATTGATAGGGAAATTgacatgtgccttgcatgtgaaGAGGGAAAATAATTAATGGAAGATTCCTTTTATACCCTTTCTTTATATTCTTTTCTTTAAAACTAATCTCAACCCTTCAAATCTTAGATCAATAGACCAAAATCATTCTTacccttttttatttattttttccttTGTATTGTATAAAACAAATTTAATAGAAAATGTACCATGGGCCATAACTATTTAATTTGAACATCCTGGAATATTTAGCCTACAGATACGGCCCAAAAAGAGAAGCTCATAGCCCTATACCGGTCCAACATTCATTAACGAAGGTCCTAGAGCCATTTTGTCTTACTTGTTTTGTATAAAGTCCTTTTAAAAACACTTTTTAAATTCTATTTGTTTTTagttaatatttataatttttttaaacggctaattttttttaatctttgtcATTTGTGGGACTTGAAACCTAACTCAGGTGTTTAAAGACTTTGGTTTGCCAATTGACCACACCCCGGTAGTAGTTagtattaataattaataatcgTTTTACTATACTACGCTTTCAAAATTTTAAAGGAAGGAGTGTGACTCGTCTCAAAATCTTCTATCAAGCAAAAAACTTAAGTTTGAACTCAATTTGTTTATATACCGTGCTAGCCCTTGGCTTAACTAGCCGCttgagaaagaaaaaaaaagttcaTGGTTGTCGGAAATCGTGGCTCAAAAGTCGATTGTGACTACCGATAatcgcgggggggggggggggtatatagAGATTGATTGATCCAGAGAGACCTGATGATTACGTTAAGGGAGTAACTACACCATAACCTTCGCAATGCATGATTCAAACTCCCAACTTTTTAATTGTGAAATACACTAGTTAATCCCAACTTTTTAATTGTGAAATACACTAGTTAATCATCGAATGTTTTCTTGAGGACATTATTGTTGTAGTCTAATAAATAACCTTAACGTATTTAAAGGTGCATTTATAATTTAGTTTAACTTTTTAAACACGATAAGTTTATTCTATATTGGCCACTAAATTTCACAAAAAATTAAATAACTCAATTGAAATCAATTATTATGTTAATCTGTATAAACTTTTATGTAATTATTTTAGTGTATATATCAGATTGGTATAAAATTAATTTGATGCATGCATTGAAAATGTTCTTAAGTAACCAGCGAACCGACGAGATCAAAACTATAGTCATAGTCAAATCTTATAAAATGAAAAACCAGACAACCAAAATCAAATTGGTATCGTTTTTATGTCACTTTAAAACTGAATTTACTCAAACAATGTGTAATAAACTATAAATTACATGTTGCTTCATATAACATCAATTCGAACCAGCACTGTTTCAATTAAGCATGAAAAAAACCAAAAACTAAAACAAATCATAAAAAGACTAGTTTTAAAAAGAATATATCACCAAAATTACTTGATACATACCAAATATGTTATAATGGTTTTATTCTATATATAGTTTAAACTACACACCAATAATTTTGTAGTGTAAATATTCACACATTCCATTGTTATTATTCTGTTATAGTACTTTAGTTTGTACCATGAGCTTATTGTTGGTTAGTACCATTAGCTGCAACTGTTGTACCTTCTGCATGGCATGCCCTTTGTGTCTCCCATAACCTTATCATTAATCAATCCATTTATTATCATGCAATTCTCGCCTCCCTCCCtaaattaaaaatattttttacttAAACTTTCATAATGAAATCGAAATATTCTATTAATTATCACCAAAATATACATCAGTAATTAACGTCTATTAAACTTGTAATCGAAATCTACGTTAATAACACGATTAAAAACAAAGAAATTACACCTTTAATGCCAACATACTATCATTAGCTAAATATTCTATGTTATTGATGATAATAACATTACTATTACTAATAATAATAGGTCAACTAGAGCCAAAGAGCACCCGCGTCCTTGAGAAGAGGGACGAGGGTGCCGTTGATATGACACGCAATAAGCGTCTCAATCCCACCGAGAAACTTGCCACCAATAAAGATGGCGGGGATAGGCTGCTGCTGCTCTTTCCCCGCCGCGAGACGGTAAAGTAAAGCATGAATCTCCATTCCCGCCGCCTCTCTGTCCAATTCGACCACCGTGGGGCCCACACCCAAGCCGACAAGAAGCTGCTTGGCCACGTGGCCCATACAACAACCACTAACGGAGAACACCACCACCGCGTTACCGTTCGCCAGGTGGTGCACCCGCTCGTAAACCGTCTCCATCTTTGTCGCCATCGTTGCTGCGGTTGCGACTCCGGTGGTTCGATCCATGACCACACTTGAGGATT comes from the Helianthus annuus cultivar XRQ/B chromosome 4, HanXRQr2.0-SUNRISE, whole genome shotgun sequence genome and includes:
- the LOC110933801 gene encoding mitochondrial uncoupling protein 3-like, whose translation is MAQEQAQARSRAMNKIALASLSAMVAETTTFPIDITKTRLQLHAAAHPVSAFQVATDILRKQGVTGLYKGLSPALLRHLFYTPIRTVGYEQLRHAFISHDNHSLSLPSKALIGGISGVIAQHDVCYGWLFLRFSQCFQATKFYE
- the LOC110934963 gene encoding glutaredoxin-C9, which produces MKVTNEQSSSVVMDRTTGVATAATMATKMETVYERVHHLANGNAVVVFSVSGCCMGHVAKQLLVGLGVGPTVVELDREAAGMEIHALLYRLAAGKEQQQPIPAIFIGGKFLGGIETLIACHINGTLVPLLKDAGALWL